Genomic DNA from uncultured Acetobacterium sp.:
GAGGGCTTCCACGATTTCACCGGGTGGCCGTACCAGGTATACAGAATGATCAGGGTGGCCAAAGAAAAGGTCATTACCTCCCAAAAGAGCAAATCGATTATCAAAGCCGAAAATCCGTCCATGAAACCAGAGAGGAAAAAGAAATGAATGATTTAATCAATATTGAAAACAAAGATGGTTTGTTATTTGTCAGCAGCAGGGAGATCGCAGAAAGATTTGATAAGAGACATAATGATGTCGTAAAGGTGATTGAAAGCAAAATCCATATTTTAACTACGGAAAATTTCGTAGTTAACACTTATTTCATTGAGAGCTCATTTTTACATAATGGGAATGAATACAAAGAGTTTTTACTTACACGAGATGGATTTAGTTTTATAGCCATGGGGTTTACTGGTTCCAAAGCTGACATCTGGAGACTTAGATATATTGAGGCGTTTAACCAGATGGAAAACGAAATTAAAAGGATGAGTCAGCCCCAAGGAGAGGAGTTTTTGGCGCAGGCTGTTCTATATGCTCAAAAGTGTATTGAAGAAAAAGAAGCGCAATTGATAAAACAAAAGCCAAAAGTTCTTTTAGCAGATGCCATTACAGCAAACGAAGCATCTATTTCAATCAAAGAATTGGCTGTAATATTAAAACAGAATGGTGTTGATACCGGGGAGAAAAGACTCTTTGAATGGATGCGCTCGAAGGGATATTTGACCAAACGAAGAGGAAAGGAAACTAGCCTGCCCAGTCAGCGCAGCCTTGAAATGGGTTTACTCGAAACAGCGTTGATACCATACTTTAGAAAAGATGGTTCAAGCGAAACCTATCTTAAACCAATGGTTACAGTTAAAGGGCGACAGTATTTCATTAACAAGTTACTGGGTTGATCCGATCGTGGACATAATGGCGCAGCATGACAGGATACTTACCGTTTAATCTGAACGTATGTTCAATGATGAAAAGCGTTCAAAAAGCATAAGGTTAGATCAAGGTGTTTTAATCTGATATATTGGCGAACCAGAAGAGGTTAAGCATACCACTGGAATAAAGAAAACATCGGTAAGAAGAGGTCATTCAATAGGGTTCAAGAATCATCAGAAAAAACGTTCCCATATGTGAGGGGGGTGGCTCATGCTGCAGGTGGCGTTGGCCAGTGATCCGGAAGAGCCGGGATCCGGGATACACCATGGGCCACACTCCCGGTCATAAAAAAAATGGGTTTAAAGATACGGGTCGTCATTCGATAGGGTTCAAAAATCATTAGGGATCTTCTTCTTGCGATAGTTTTTTATGAGAAATATTATAAACGGATTGGGAGCGGATGGCCACGGCTCCCAGCGCTTGCCAAAATAGAAGTTAATGGAGTATTGCCCATGATCCTCGCTGACCTAACAGGGGGCGTTTTGTCCCTGAATTTTCACCACCT
This window encodes:
- a CDS encoding phage regulatory protein/antirepressor Ant; the protein is MNDLINIENKDGLLFVSSREIAERFDKRHNDVVKVIESKIHILTTENFVVNTYFIESSFLHNGNEYKEFLLTRDGFSFIAMGFTGSKADIWRLRYIEAFNQMENEIKRMSQPQGEEFLAQAVLYAQKCIEEKEAQLIKQKPKVLLADAITANEASISIKELAVILKQNGVDTGEKRLFEWMRSKGYLTKRRGKETSLPSQRSLEMGLLETALIPYFRKDGSSETYLKPMVTVKGRQYFINKLLG